From the Pseudomonas sp. SORT22 genome, one window contains:
- the lexA gene encoding transcriptional repressor LexA: protein MYSMNKLSPKRRAILDFIRQRIADQAQPPSLADIATAFGFASRSVARKHIQALTEAGFIEVTPNQARGIRLAGALRRPEVLEIPVLGQVAAGRPIGPDVDIHEQLMLDSHLFSRSPDYLLKVRGDSMIDAGILDGDLVGIKQQAEARDGQIIVARLDGEVTIKRFERAGGHYRLLPRNPAYAPIEVGPEHDFVIEGVFCGLVRRG, encoded by the coding sequence ATGTACTCCATGAATAAACTATCGCCCAAACGCCGCGCTATTCTCGATTTCATTCGCCAGCGCATCGCCGATCAGGCCCAGCCGCCAAGCCTGGCCGACATCGCCACGGCCTTCGGTTTTGCCTCGCGCAGTGTCGCGCGCAAGCACATCCAGGCGCTGACCGAGGCCGGTTTCATCGAGGTCACCCCCAACCAGGCCCGTGGCATCCGCCTGGCCGGTGCCTTGCGCCGCCCCGAGGTGCTGGAGATCCCGGTGCTCGGCCAGGTCGCCGCCGGCCGGCCGATCGGCCCGGACGTGGATATCCACGAACAATTGATGCTCGATTCGCACCTGTTCAGCCGCTCGCCGGACTACCTGCTCAAGGTGCGCGGCGACTCGATGATCGACGCCGGCATCCTCGATGGCGACCTGGTCGGCATCAAGCAGCAGGCCGAGGCCCGTGACGGGCAGATCATCGTCGCGCGCCTGGACGGCGAGGTGACCATCAAGCGCTTCGAACGTGCCGGCGGGCATTACCGCCTGCTGCCGCGCAACCCGGCCTATGCCCCCATCGAGGTCGGGCCGGAGCACGACTTCGTCATCGAAGGGGTGTTCTGCGGCCTGGTGAGGCGCGGCTGA
- the imuA gene encoding translesion DNA synthesis-associated protein ImuA: protein MGAVVSLDGLLDQQRLWKGRPQALPQGLQPSGHAALDAALPGGGWPPGALTELLLAAEGCGELQLLWPSLARLTQAGERVVLIAPPFIPYPPAWQAAGVDLQWLAVVQATAGEVLWAAEQCLRSGSCGAVLCWPHKADDRALRRLQVAAESGQTLAFACRPQQAALNPSPAALRIAVDAQPAQWRVLKCRGGLAPATPIACPGRG, encoded by the coding sequence ATGGGCGCGGTGGTCAGCCTCGACGGCCTGCTCGACCAGCAACGGCTCTGGAAGGGCCGCCCGCAGGCCTTGCCCCAGGGCCTGCAGCCCAGCGGTCATGCCGCTCTGGATGCGGCACTGCCCGGTGGCGGCTGGCCGCCCGGGGCGCTGACCGAGCTGCTGCTGGCGGCCGAAGGCTGTGGCGAGCTGCAATTGTTGTGGCCGAGCCTGGCGCGCCTGACCCAGGCCGGCGAGCGGGTGGTGCTGATTGCGCCGCCGTTCATTCCCTACCCGCCGGCCTGGCAGGCGGCCGGGGTCGACCTGCAGTGGCTGGCAGTGGTCCAGGCCACTGCCGGCGAAGTACTCTGGGCCGCCGAGCAGTGTTTGCGCTCGGGCAGTTGCGGCGCCGTGCTGTGCTGGCCGCACAAGGCCGATGATCGCGCCTTGCGCCGCTTGCAGGTTGCCGCCGAAAGCGGCCAGACCCTGGCCTTTGCCTGTCGCCCGCAACAGGCTGCGCTCAACCCGTCACCGGCGGCGCTGCGCATTGCCGTCGATGCCCAGCCGGCCCAGTGGCGGGTGCTCAAGTGCCGCGGCGGCCTGGCTCCGGCCACGCCCATTGCCTGCCCCGGGCGAGGCTGA